Within the Nitrospira sp. genome, the region AATGGTCAAGGGCATAATTCGCGGATGAGCCGAGCCTCTAAGCCCGTACCTGCGGGTAGAATTGGACGCCTGTTGCACACCTACGGGCGCAAGAGGCCTCATGGATGGGAGGGGCCCTCCAAGAACGCTTTGATCCTGCCTTCGTTTTGGCTGACCACCTTTGCGGCCGCAGCCAGCACCAGATCGCGATCGCAGGATGATTCCAGCCAGAGCCGAGTCACGACACCGGCGAGGTGCCGGCCGACGTCCTTGGGCGACTTCCAGTTGACCTTCTCCTTCTTGCACGACTCGGGCAGATCGTCCAGGTTGTCATGCCACTGCGCGTCCGTGTGCCGCAGCCGTATGAACCGCAGACTCTCAGGGGGCGGGATCAGACCCAGTTGCTGGGCTCCGGCGACGAACAAGCTTCGATAAGCCAATGACCGCTCTTCCATGATGCTCGGGATCCGCGAGAAGTCGTAACTGAAGATGGAGAAGCCGTCGGCTCGATGGTCCAAGGCCTCGCCTCCAACTTCAAAGGGGAAAGAACTGTCAATCATAATGATCAGCGCGCGGCGGATCGTCCCTTGTTGCAAGCTCCTGAGCGCCACCATGAGCAGGGACTCGGCGCCGGTGTTATCCGACATCCCGCCGTCGCCGATGTGCCAGTACCGCTTTTCCTTTTCGTCCTTGAGACTGATGGGCCCGATGATGGGAGGGAAGGACATTGACGCCGCAACGGAGATGGCGACCCTGACCCGGCAGACATCGATATGGAGATCCTGCGGATTCACCGAGAGCAAACCGCCCCAACGCCGATCCAATAGGGCCCAGTCGTCAGGGTGTATGTCGTCCTTACCATGAATGCGGCGCAACTCCTTCACCAAATCGTACCGATTCGAATCTTCCGGAAGCGTACTGAGGAGTAACCTCCGGCCGTCGTTGTACAAGGTGGTGTTGATCATCAAACGCGGGACATCCAAACGTGATTCCCGCTCGCTGAGCTGCTTGAAGGTTTCCGGTCCCAGATAGTCTTCAACAAGAATCTCCGCCAACGACTTGGCGGCAAACGCCGGATTCATCCATCGCCATCTCAGTAGATTGCGCCAAAGGAGCGGGCCTTCGTAATCATTGGCCATGGCCTCCTTGAATCCGGTGAAAAATGCTTGGTAGTCTGGCGAAAGCTCTCCCAGCTCGGTCAGGACGGGAATGTCCCGCCCGGGTTTTTTCAAGACGTAATACGCGGACGCCAAACTACCGCCGGACACGCTTGAAATGTAGGAGACTCGTTCGAGCAGCGAGCGCCGGCCCTCTTCGACACGCAGCCGCCCAAGCGCTTCCAGCGTGCCGGCCGCAAAGAGCGCGGCACGGCTTCCTCCGCCGGATACGGAGACACCGACCATCGTTTCCTCGGCTCGAATTGGCACGAGGCAGCTGGGTCGCTCTACTCCGGCTGGAATCGGATACGTCGGCGCGGTGAGACACCCGGAGAGAGACGCCAGAAGAATCAGTGTCAAAATCGCGCCTTGGCCAACCCTACTGATCTGACCGGAGCCGCAATGCGCTGTTGTGGCATGGGGCATCATGATCATCGTCGCTGATCAACGCATGTGGGGACGTGAGTGCTTCGAAATCGCACACCATCCGAGAGAAAACCGACCCATTGCTGAGGAGTCAGAAATTGGACTCGTCAGGAGGCTCGAGCGAATCGTCGGCATTATTTGGTCTCTACTTCCGGGATGGCCTCCCGCATTAGATTGTCGAGAAACTGATTCAAGGGCGTATAGCGTGACGCCGTCTTCCGGTTCAGCAGGTCAGCAATAGAGCTGGCAAGGGTCACTCGTGCCGCGTCCCCCAGAAAAATGGGATCCTGGTCCATCGTTTCGTTTTCCAGGGTGGCTTCCGCAGTAGAAGACCAGATCAACTCCCCGTTTGTGGTATCCCATAGTTGCAAGGCCAGCCGAAGGATACTGGAGCGGGTCTGCACAACGCGTATATTCAAAGCGGGGAATGACCACCGATCTTGCAGGTCTTCTGAGAAGTGCGCCAGCCGAAGCTGAAGCACATACCGAGCTCCGACGGCCGCGCCGATTTTCTGCAGCCTGTGACGGTCGAGGATATTTGTCAGTTCGGCATCCGTTCGCATTCGCGCATACTCCTCGACCAATCCATGCGTATTGATGAGCGTCACGGATTCCCGTTCGTCCACAATGTGCCAAGTGGGCGCGACCTTGTGAAGAACCGCGCCAAGATAGTATCCCATCCCAACTTCCGTCCCGCGCAGGGACGGTGTCGACATGGGGGTTAACACTGCCATTTTGTCTTGCCCGAGCGTTGCGAGATGGTAGGAAGAAGAGAGCGGCGTCGAATTGGTGCGCACCTCCCACCCGTAGAGCCGTCCCGAGCACCCTGTGGATACTAGGGTGAGCAGAACCAGTAAGAGCGCGCCCAAGGGTCGCGCGGGCGAGCCGTGGATCGTCATGTCACGAAGCAGGCTACGGATGTTACTTTCCCGCGAGGCGGACGGGGCCCCGAAGCCCCGTGCCCCGCAAGAACAAATTAATACACGAGGGGAATTTCTCGGGCTAGCTCGAAGCGCAACAACGCGCGGATCTTGTTCTCAATCTGGATATATCGCGCCGTCTTGGTGGCCGGCAGGACCTTGCCGATCTTTTCCGCATAGGTCCGCCTCAGCTTGACCTCGGCCTCGTCGACCGCGAGTGCGTCGTGCAGTAGTTTCTTGGCTTTGTCCTCGCCGATCTTCCCCTGCCCCTGGTTGTGCGCCTCCGCATACTCCGAGATGACGGTCCCCAAGCGCTGGTTCACCGCGGACAGTTCCTTCTGATAGGCGTCGTACATCGGCCAGAATTGCTTCGCCTCCGCGTCCGTCAGGTCCATGTTCCCGGCCACCAGCAACTTCTTGTCCGCTTTCAGTTTTTCCTTGAGGATTTCCATGTTTGCATCGGCCGCGCTTCCACCTGGGCCTTGGGCGTACACCGGAACGGCCACACACGTCATCGCGACAAAGCATACGGCTGTCCATACTCTCATGATTGGTGTCTCCTTGCTGTTGAAAGGTAATGAAAGAGTCTGCATCCGCGGCAACTGGACCGGAAGTACTGCCATCGGCATCATGGCTCAGGAGAGTCCCAGCACCTTCCAAGCACGTGGCCGCCTGCGCAACGGTTTGCGCGTCCGAGTAAACTCTGTCCGCCCGGAATTGTCAAGCGCCGAAGCTCCCGACTATACGCATTGGCACGAAGTACCGTGCCGTCACCGGTAGTCGCTTCATGACCCCTCTTCGAGTCCTTCTCGCGTTTACTTTCTCGCCCGAATCCGGTACAACCGGTCCCCTTCATCACTGGAGCGTTCCCTCGATGCCGCATTGCAAACCGGGCTCTCCCCGGGAGGACGAAATCCGATGACATCGACACCTTCGTCATGGACAGGCTGCACTAGCGTCGGCGTCATGGGAGTGGTGCGCCGAGCTGTCCTGGCCCTGATGTGGCTCGCAGTGCCCATCCACGCCGTGGTGCTCGGCGCCGACTCTCACCTCGTGATTCCAAAACCGACCGATGCGTTGCTGCCGCCACCACCTGTTCCGGCGCTCGAACCGTCCGTGGTGAACCTGACCATCAGCGCCACGCTCAGACAGATACAGGAGGCCGTGGAATCGTCCATTCCACTCCACCATGCACACGAGGACGACTGGATTCCGGGAAAGGTCCTCATCGGTGGAGCGCCATTCGAGTATAAGTCATACATCTGGCGCGGGCCGGTGCGTTTCCGAACGGAGCGCAATCGACTCATCACGGAATTTCATGATGTTCGCTATCGCGTTCAGGCCCGACTCACCGACCCAGAAGGCAAGACGCGCATCGGAGCTTGTGGGTATGGTGCGGAATGGCCCAGGCATCTGAGACTCGAGGCTTCATCCGAGATCCAGTGGTCAGACGATTGGGTGATTCGCACGGTGACGCGATTCGGCAAGCCGGAGTTGGCCGAGCCCTGCCGGTTGCATCCGGCGGGCGTTGACGTGACCACCCTGATCCTACATCGTCTTAACGACCGGCTGCCGGCCCTGGCGGCAGCCATCGATCGGGCATTCCTCCAACAAGGCGAAGCCAAAAAACGCGCGGAGATCATCTGGGAAACGCTTCAAGAGCCGGTGGAATTGCGGTCCGGCACGTGGCTGACCTACGGTCCAACGAATCCACAGGCCGGGGCGTTGGTCTTGGATCCCGACCGAACGGTTCGGACGACCGTGACCATGGGCCTGCAACCCGCGATCGTCGTCGGACCGAAGCCGACAGCCGCTCCATCTCCCCTTCCACCCCTTCAAACCAGCACCACGGTCGCCGAAGGGTTCCACCTCACCGTACCGATGACCCTCCCCTACAGCGAACTCAACACCAGGCTGGCAGACGACATCGTCGGGGAAGAAATCATTCCCCCGGTGGGATCACGCATCAAGATCACCGGCGTGCAGCTTTACGGGAGCGAGGACAAATTGATCAGCGAAGTGAATGTCTCCGGCGGCGTCAACGGCAACCTCTACTTGCAGGGAAAGCCCGAATTTGCAGCGGACGGGCATACGTTGGAATTCACGCACTTCGACTTTACGGTGGACACCAAGAACGTGTTGGTAGGAACCACCTCCCGACTCATGCACGACACCATCCGACAAAAGGTGCTGCCGGACACTCAACTCGATCTACAGGATCGAATCGAAGGACTCCGGAAGCGTATGGAGAAGAGCATGAATCGCGAGCTGGCTCCCGGAATCTGGCTGCAGGGCACGGTGGACGAACTGAAACCCATCGGTATCTATCCGGTGCCAAGCGGCGTCGAAATCCAGTTCCTCGTGCACGGCAGCCTTCTTGTTATCCTGCAGTGATCGGATCAACGCAGCCAATGGACCCGTGAGCTGACAGGCACAAGACGGCATGCAGGAGTCACGCCCCCACGGGCAGGTAGACGATTTGCTCGATCCGACCGCGCCTATTCCTTCTCGAGTTTCGTGAACTTTGCGCCCTTGAGACTCACGCCGGCCATCGCGCCTCGTTGCGCGAACGTGAACGCCACGATCGGTTGGCCAGCCTTGGTGGTGTCGAACGATGCCGATTCTCCAATGGTGATGAGCGTAACATTGGCATCCACGCCAACCTCGAATCCGGGATTCCTTCGGAAGGTGGCGAGCGCCTCATCCGAGTTGAACACCATGATCATGGAGATTTTTTCCACACCTGCTTGCAGGCCGAACGAGAGAGCTACGAAATTATAGTAATCGACAGGCTTCCCTCCGACCCGCAACACACCTTCTCCATATTGAGCTCCGCCGATGAACCCCGCCTTGTACAGTGCGGGCATCACGAGCACCCCCTTGGCACCCTTGAAGAGATCCTTGGCCTGCGGCACCTTCTTTTCAAACTCTGTGACAGCATTATCCGCTGTCCCATCAATCGTCGCCCGCTCGGACTCGGTCACGGCATACGCCGGCCGAACCATGACGACGAGTCCTATCATCATGAGGAGTGAAACGAATCCAACCACGCCGACGGATCGACGCAATGCAACCGACGGTCCTCTCTCTCGCATGATTGCTCTCCTTTCCGTATGATCCAGACAGGACATGCAATGCAGTAATACTATCCACTAGATCGTATGGAGCACAAACAGTGCCAGAGCAGCAGTGCCCCTGCGACGGCGCATCGTTGTCGGGCAGTATCGATGCCAGTGGGGAAACTATCCGGATGGATGGGGCATTCTGGCCGTAACCCTCGGGCTCTCCCCTGTTGCGGAATTCCACAACACGCGATGGCCGCTCCCACGAGAGCATGCCGCCTGCGTAAGGATCGTTCCCGATGTATTCCGGTCATCTCAAACCCGGCTAGCCCGGCACTCATGATGCTCGGTCCTCACCAGCGCCCGGTGAGGGCCGAAGCTCGTGCGCTCGACACAAGAAACGGCCCCTTGAAGCCATCATCAGTCGGAGAGTGCTTTCTTGTTGACGGCTTCGAGCTCGGCCCTCTCCGTCGCATGTCGGTCGGGCTCTACGAGGGTACGACCGGGATGTCGGAGAACGCCTTCATCACCAAGAACCGCCTCTGGTGGTCCGAACGGCTCATTCATGACCGATGTTGAGGGGCGACCTTGTCCTGTCGTGAAAACGCCATCTGTCAGGGCCCTTGCTTCATCTGACCCTGTGTTGCACGGGTCATCCTCGTCGCAGCCCGATCCCGCCGTTCACTCCATTCTTGCAGTGGAACCGATGTCAGCCGCAATTCCACGGGCGGCCCAGGAGTGTACCTGGAAGTCACACTCCTTGGTTTCGATAACCTCACTCCTCGGTTATTTTGAAGCCCCCGGCTGAGTCGCGAGCCCGGCTTTGAACTCATCGGACGAGATTTCCTTCACCTCCGAGGACTGCAGGGTTACGATGTTCTCGCTTTTGTGATCCTTGAATTTGACCGCTCCAGCCCTTCCTGCATGACCCACCTCAGTCGTGTAGTAGGACTTGCCCGATGCTGGATCGGTCACACGATAATAATGGCTACACCCCGCCGTCATCGCCGTGAGTCCGAGCACCGCGAACACCGTGAACAATCCCCTGTGCATGATGCCCTCCTTTGTGTGTCTCATGTCTGGCAGATCGGTGATCAATCCTGAGCCCTGGTCGGGACAACCGAGCGCGACAGTAGCACGACGGTAGGGTATTCAACAATCAATGGACCAACGGAATCCCTTGCAGTAGGTCGAGTTGCACCGACTTGACCTTTTCTGAATACCTCATCCTCGGGATAACGCCTGCCCGATGAGTCTTGCACATCCCGCATCCCGTGTCCCCGTCTCTCGTAGCGTGTTGTTCCGAAAGTGTCGACCATAGAACATGGGATCGCCACTGCACTGATCGCGTTGATTCAGCCCACATAGGCGGTCCGCCCGCTACCCGTTTCAAAACGTGAAGGACACACCCGCCAGCGGCCCCTGGTACTCAACATCCCAGATGAACCCGGACGTCTTCTCGTAATCGACCTTGATATACCTATATCCAGCGAAGATCGAGATATGTTCCGTAAAGGCGTAGCCCAGCCCACCCAGCACATCTACTAGGATGTCCGAACCTCCCCCTCCCACGACAGCCGTCCCGCTTGCGTAGAGCCCTCTCCAAATTTTCACACGTGCTCTCAGCCCGCCCAACCCGTCCACCCATCCGGCCGTCGAGGAGGACGTCCGTGCCGGAAGCAATCCAGCTTGGAAGTTCAGGTCGGTATTGACGTAATACCCACGGACGCCAGCCACAAGATCGACCCAGATATGTTCGTCTTCTGCGATCCGAAAGACACCCGCAACGGTGGCCATCAGCGTCTCGGAACCCAGCCGTGTGCCGCTGAAGACCGGACCTGGCGTCGTGCCGTCGGCCGAGATCTTGGTCCACATGACATCGGTCAGGATACCGAACCGTCCCTTACGCAGTTCGGCCGCACCCATGAATGCAAGGTCGAGGTTGTCCACAATGTCGTGAAACGACGCATCCACGTTTGAACTGGGCAGCGGCGGCAACGTCCTGACCGTCCCCTTCAATCCGCTGGCGTAGAGATAGGGGGAAAAGGAAAAGGACCAGCGATCGGCCCGAGATCCGTGGCTCTCCTCCGCCCACCCCAGCGATACTCCACAACTGGCGAGACACAACGCTCCCATTACGCCCCGAATCAGTCGTCGCCACATACGAACATCCTTTCGTTGTTGTGTCCAAGCCACCTGCCTCCTGATTGCATCATTTTTCTATATCGTCGTCGGTCCCTAGTCGGCAGCATGGCGAGCCGATCGGGGCGATTCCTGCTGGCCGCTACATCCAGATACCACTCGTACTCTTTCCTCATGGGCCGGACGCTCGTCTCACCTCGGGATACATTTCCAACAGACGGTGGACCAGACAGTCCGGGTAGTCCTCGGGAAGGCGCCACATGTTCCTCCCTGGCCCTGGTGCGAGACATCGTTGCCCGGCCGGGATCGGGTATCGCATCGAGATGGTAATGTCGGTCGAAATCCATTCGTTGGCAAACCAGTAACCATGCCCCTTCATGCCCCCCATCTCATGGGCGCCACGCACGTCCGTTACATCGATCACTTCAAAACGTGGATCGGCCGCCAACGCTTCCAAATCCTCCCGCGTGAGCTCAGAGGCCTTCGGGTTTCCGAGTCGCGACCCGCCCGCCATGAGGCTGGAGAAACCCAGTGCCGCATCGTTCTTGGAGATGTACACAAGCACCTGAGTAGCCATGTCTTTGATCGGAGGGAAGGCCTCCCTCGTGAACGTCCTGAGGTCGATGTCGGATGCCGCAAAAATCACATTGCCGATATGAAATCGCCGGCGCAGCGCCTCGGGGTCCTCGTCGGGAGCGCCCGCGCGCAGGCGGACCAACGCCTCGGCTAGCAACGGGGAGCCGCAGCTATAGGCGACCAAATTGAGGTGCTCAGCCTTCGTGCGCGATACGATCGAGATGAGCCGTTCGATATGGGGAATATACTTTCGTGCGCGAGCACAGTCGGTCAGATAATTCCAAAAGTGCAGATCCGTCGGCCACTGGAACGAAACCGTCGCGGCATGTCCCAGATAATGCGCAAAGGACCCCATGAGCACCGACACCTCATCGAACGTCACACGGTACCCGTGGACATAGACCACGAGGTCTTGAGTCCGGGTCCGGGACAGATGAGCGTTGATCTTGGAGACGAATGCCTGCTCCGCCTCGTTCAATTGGTCTTGGTTCCCAAGCGTCCCCCATTCCTGCACATCATCCACGCGAGCCGAGCGCGGGTGATGGATCGTGCTCGCCCTCTCGGACCTGACGAACTCCTCCCATGTCCAGCCAGGCTCGCCGAGCGTGACCTGCGCCATACCCAACGTCACACGATCACTCTCTCTTGCCGTGTAATGCCCCGCCTCGCCGGGGGAGACCGGAATGCGGTTGGTTGCATAAAACACCGGCAGTTGTGTTGATCGGAGTTCGGGGAATAAGCGCTTCTCCATATCGAGGCGTTCATCTTTAAAGAGGACCGGCGTCGGCATCATGTGCAGGTGCTCGCCGGCACAGGCGCTCAACCACCAATGGCAAGCAAACAGAAAGAGCCAGGAGACGCAGGTACGCCATCGAAGTCGCATGATTTCCCGCATAGCCTCACAGTATTGTCGCTCACGGTGATGATGCGCTTGTCCAGCTTGCTTGCGGTTTCCCACAGAATATTTCTGCATGATTTATTGCACCCGCTTCAGAGGGGGCAGTTTCCAAGTGCCGTTCAAGGCCTCGGCTTTCGGCCAATAGAGACGCACGACCACTACGAACAGGCTCTTCGGCCCCGGCAGCCAGCTGAGTTCCCTGGCTTTCCCCGGAGAATCATGCTGGATATAGAGCGTGATGCCGCCATTTCCCCGCCCCGGCGAACGACACACATGTCAGGAGCGCGACACCAGCCGCGCAGCGCTGGACATGACGACTGAACTTGATCACCATCCGATTCTCCTTTCCGGGCCCCGAATGCGGAACACACCACCCCAGATGTGCTCCGCAACCCGAGCCCACTGTCCCTACACACAGGCAGTCTTGGCTCGCACGGAGAGTGCCAGAGTGTTACCAGAGTATCAATTGAAGCGTGAACACAAAGGGCAAGAATATGGGGAGATTACCAAGAGCCCACTACTGACCAAGATAGGATTGGACGGAAGGGCGTGGCATTACACGTCAGGGGATCGCTCGGCACTGTCGCAAAAGTCCCCATGAGTGACGAAACTGCACGTATTATTGCTTTGCTGACCCGGAGGACTGATGGACAACGCGAGGGCGTAGACCAAATCGGCGAAGTGAAGGCCCGTTCTTGGGCTATCATCGGACCTTCTTAGGTATCTGCACGCGACATGTGGATACGGGTGAGGTTAGTGCCCGTGCGCCTGCAGGTCTTCTTCGACAAAGCGCAGCACCGCCTCGAGGAGCGCCTCGCGCGGGTAGGCATTCTGAGTCACGAACAACGCACCGATGGTCGTGTGTGTACGGGCAATCGGGAGGGCGACGGCCCAGTGGTCAGCGTTCAGGTACCCTAACAGCGTACTGCCTGGCACCACTGCGTCATAAAAGATCACCTGACTGTCGTTGCGCGCATCGACACGGCTAAGCTTGTCATAGCTGGACTCGAGGATCCATGAGATGCGTTCCGGCTGTGGCAAAGCCACGAGTGAATAGTAGCGGATCTCGCGGGGAAGCGGATTCTCGGCGAGCCATGCCTTCCTGATCGCCGGCCGCAGGCTCTCTACTCCTTTACCATCACCGGACTCGCAATTGGCCTTGGGAAAGTGCCTCACGAGATCTGCCTGATATTGCTCGGCATCATTGGCCAACGGTGAGCCGCCCACCGCCCCGGCAGCCGATACCACAGCCGCCACGCGACCCCGTAACTCTGGATACGCCACCAGCGCCTCCAGGATGTCCGGCGCTCCTTTCGAGTAACCGATCAACACGAGACGGGGATCGCCTGGTTTTTGCGGCATGTCCATAATTGCATTTCGAATCTGGCGCGCGTTCGTTTGTGTGCCGGATAGCGCGTCCACATGGATCATTAGTTGGTCATATCCATATTTCCGTACATGCCCGGCTGAAGTACCGGGCGCCGCCAGCCACGGTTCAAAGCAGTCATAGCCGATCCCTGGAACTACAGCCGCAATCAGACTCCCGCTCGATGCCCCCAACACCACCTCACCGCCGGCGCCCACCGCTTCGCCTGCAAGCCGCGTCAGCGCCACTTCGCAGGGTAGGTAGTCGGGTATTTCGTTCCGGCGCGCCTCTAGCACGGCGCAGTAGATCTCGCGAAAGCGCGCTCGTTTATCCTGAATGCCGACCTGTCTGGTTGGGACCAGCACGAGCGGGGGGGTATCTTCCGAAAACGGCACAAGCGGCTTCGTGGCACACGCACCACACACAAGGCACGCCAGCAGCATGTACGGGAGAAAGTCGATG harbors:
- a CDS encoding lipoprotein, with product MRERGPSVALRRSVGVVGFVSLLMMIGLVVMVRPAYAVTESERATIDGTADNAVTEFEKKVPQAKDLFKGAKGVLVMPALYKAGFIGGAQYGEGVLRVGGKPVDYYNFVALSFGLQAGVEKISMIMVFNSDEALATFRRNPGFEVGVDANVTLITIGESASFDTTKAGQPIVAFTFAQRGAMAGVSLKGAKFTKLEKE